The DNA segment TTTTCAGAAAGTTTTATTAAACCAATCTCAAATGTTGAGATTTATTATCTAAAATTAAAACGTTTGGCTATAATCGAGAAATAACCTAAACGTTTAGACTTTTAAGTCCAATTGGCCATATATATACTAGCCTCTAACGAGGACTAGGAATAGAGCTTGTAATCTTAACCTgaattcttgtttctctccttggTATAGGAACAAAAGCTAGATACTGCCTTTGAAAAGGAAGTTGCTGATTTGAATCTGAGGATTGCAGAACTGGAAACTGTGAGTTGACGACAAATCTTAACTTGTGCTGTTGACAAATCTTAAATTGAGCTACAATTTTTGTTTAAGTGAATGAAAATTTtgactttatttattttttattatagttATTGAGGAAACAAGAAAGGGCCAATGAGGCAATCAAGCTGAAGAACACTGATTTGGAGAAGAAAATATTGAAGTTGACAACCACCATTGATGAGATGAAAAGGTCTACTGCAGAATTTTGGAAGAGAAATCCTAATTTGATCCCTGATCTTTTTGACATGGATCCTCTTTCCATGGAGACTGGTTCAGAACTGGACATAAAAAATCCAATTAGTGATCTTTCTTCCATGGTACCAATTCAAGATTTTTCTGAGATTAATAATCCTGTCAATGATCTAGTTGGATGCCTAATTGTTCTGATTTTTCTGGTAGCTATGCTCATTGGTGTTCTACTATGAATTAtgaactttatttatttatttaatctttAACTACTTTATCCAATGTACTTTCTATTATCAACTTGCTTGATCAAAATTTAGTTTAGTTGTTATAGGAACACTCTATGTTTATGGACTCAAAGAATTTAATACGATGGAAGTTTCTCTAATTACtttctttaatattatttttcttttttttttttaaattttataaaaaaaagtcaAAAGTTTGGCTAAATTCACATTTTTATCCATAACTTCAATTTCAATTTGCGTGTGAAATAGTTAAACTTTTAAGATTTGTCACAATTTTATTAAAgaatgaaattgaatttgaaaagttaatggtaaatcacaatataactccaaaaattttatttgattaacaaataaaagttttgaatataatcataatttaacataaaagtTTGACATTTTTAACCAAgtgattaaattttatatttgagaagaaaatataatttatatttatttttaattgaaattttataaaaaaatatttttattaattgaaattaacgTAATTATCTTTTAAATAAGTCAAAcaaatttatgtataaaaataaatttatattttttttataaattttttgcaTCACAATTTAAagtaattttgaaaataatatataattaaaatgaatGTGTTCTATGCAAATTGTAGTGtccattaaataaaatatatattttttatataatttattttaattaacatgtgtattttatttaataaatattataattaataataaattgaatttaattttaatttttttactgattttttactaaattttgaaAAAACTAATTAATGAGTTCGAATTTTAATtgaagagaaattaaaaaaaaaaaaataccttaATGTAATAATATGCATATTTCTGCAATTTTAGTATTCTCTTCACAAGGAAAAAGGAAGAAAGCGAAAAaatcaatgaaaaaaaaattatgtttaaaCTTGATTTATCATGAATTATAGCATCTATTAAATAAAACACATAAATTAATAAAAGTAAACTATATATAAAATacacattttatttaataaatgctACAGTTCATGTGAGATTCATTCTTTTCAAttatacatttttcaaaattacTTTGTAAAAAAGTATGAACTTATTTTACATTTTACATTTAGATATGTAGATTTATTTGGtttgatttaaaatataattacgttaattttaattaataaaaatattttttattataaaatttcaattaaaaaatataaaatatatttttttaaatataaaatttaatcaacagactaaaaatatcaaatattTACGTTAAATAATgattatattcaaaatttttatttgttaatcgAATAAAATTTTAGATATTATATTGTAATTTATCATTAGCTTGTCAAATTCAATTTCACCATTTTGAATATAATTGTGGTAAATTTTATAGATTTAGTTATTTCATACACAAATTGaagttataaatataaatatgtatttaaaaaaatatataaatatgaatTTAGCCAAATGTTTGATATTTTTATACAATTagctttttatttaattattcttttgaattaattatttaaagttattatttcttaataaaaatataccataggtattataattagaatatttataaaattatactttCCTTTAAGTtggtagaaaaaaataaaatattaatcaataatAAAATGAGAGCACTTGAGGATCAAATTGCCTTCAATATTTTTTAATGCTACTCTAATAAATAAATAGTACTCAAATCTTAAGTATACATTGGCATTATTAGATTAATAATTCATACTCAACATGATTGGTCCAGTTAATAAAAATgtgaattttcatttttattaattaaagtcTAATTTTAGTAGAAAgcattttaaaatcatttattttgaACTCATTGGATTAACAAGCAGAGGTGTGCCTTTAAAATCAAAAggagaaaatatttaattttaatatacgaAAATTAACTCGAACataagtataaaaaaaataataattcgtAGTAAAGTGTTCTTATGCAATATAAAaagtatatattaaaaataaatcctGAGTGTTTTTCTCATATAAAAGATTTAAATGTATAAAGAAAAATAGTAAGTATATACATCATAAGACCAGCTCTTGAGTGGCTCGTTTGATATGATTAGGAATGTCaactaaaatattttaaaatttcaaatatagTTTAAACATTTAATCTTTTATTCCCTATTTTATTTATTAGTATAAAAGTGGATGAAACGACTAATTAAATAGTTCATTAAATAATAAATTGTTACAAATATATTTATAGCGAATGTTAACTAGCATTTTTAACTCTTTGTTTTCTCTCTAAAAGTtcattgtatttcattaaataatttattagttaTGAACCATATATCTTCTAATGTATGCCTATAAATAGAGACAATGAATGtgatatttgatacacttgaaagtCAATAGAGCCAATTGGACAGCTGATGATTTACGACAACTTAACTAAAAGGAAATATTGTTATCCAAatcaaaaaattattaaaagtacTTTGAGATAATTTCGTTATTGATCTTTTATCATAGTAATTGTCTCCTTGTTTCTAATCTACGCATTTTTTATAATAGTATGTCAAATTTGTCAAAATTGAACTTGTGGCCTTTGATATTACGAGCAAGAATTATTTGTCATGAATATTAGAttcatttatataatatttatttaattatcattTCTATGAAAACTGAGTATCTTATAGTAAAATATCCACTTGAACTCTGAAAGAGTTTGCAAGAAAGATATTGCCATTAGAAGTGGCATAATATTATTGACAAAAAATATCAATACCAGAAGTAGGATAATATTACTGAAAAATCATTAAACCCATCCATCTAATTATGCTTCATTTCCTAAAGTGAATGCGACAACATTTAATAAAATTCATAGACGTGGTAGTGATCGTGAGCATGGATATAGTCGAAATTGACATACTTTCCACAATCATAGTTCTCATAATAATAACTATTCTATCAATAAGACCACGTCTCACCACCAAAATTGGCAAAATAgtgaagaaataaaaattaaagatacAAGTGAATAGAATGGAAAAATATGGAGAATAAATGTTATTATTGTGGTATGAAAGGTTATTGGTCATGCACCCGTCGTACGCCAAAGCATTTTATTAAGCCTTACCAAGTATCTTTGAAAGGGAGGGGAAAAACTATTGAAACAAACCTTGTCTATAATAATTTTGATCATGACTAAATTAATACAATACATTTAGATGTTGTTGATTTTCTTCCTAAAGGAGGAATTGACCATACAGTTAATGATGGATTTGTCCCTAGAGGTGTTATTGATCATATGGTAAATGATGGAAGTATATGAGATTAAATAATTCTTAATGTCTGTTATTTTATTTCACATGCTTTTTTATGGTTTTAGAATTTTTTATGTCATGTTTTCTTGAATTTATTTCCTAACAATATATTTCTTATGCTGTTTATTTTGTTTAATGAAGAAAATACGATTTTTCATATAACTAGATCCCAAATCAATAATAAGGATATATGTCTTATGGAAAGTGCAACCACACACACCATATTTAAcaataagaaatattttttttatttaattatgagacAAGCATGTGTTAATACAATatctaataataaaaaattaattaagggctCCAAAAGAGCTGATATATCATTGCGCATAGGAATAAAATTTACTATAAATGATGTATTACTACTATTATTTATGGGAAGAAATGTTTGTTGAAAAAATTACTCTCTTTATCCTCTGGATTGTACTACACAAAAATTGTTGTGATTGAAATACATACCATAGTAAACCCAAAATTTACTGATGTAAACCCCATGTTTACTAATCTAAATGACTCTATTGTTTGGTATGACTAGTTGGGCCATCCCGAATCAATTATGATGTGAAAAATCATCAAGAATTCATATGATCATTGATTAAAAACTAGAAGGTTCTTCAATTCAATGAATTCTCATGTGCTGCTTGTTCTCAAGGAAAATTATTTATTAGGCCATCACCAACTAAAATTGGATTTGATTCTCCTGTATTTTTAGAACGTATTTAGGGTGATATATATGGCCTTATACATCTACCATGTGGaccattcaaatattttatgattttaattgATGTATGAATTAAATGATCACATGTGTACTATTATCATTTCGCAATTTGTCATTTACAAAATTGCTTGCACAAATAATTCACTTGCGAGCATCTTTTCCTGATTATCCAATTAAGATAATTTTTCTTGATAATACTAGTGAATTTACATTTCAAACTTTTAATGATTATTGCATGTCGATGGGAATAACTGTTGAACATCTTATAGCTCATGTTCACACATAAAATGGTTTGGCAGAATCATGTATTAAATGACTATAATTGATAGCAATGCCATTACTTATAAGaacaaaactctttatttttgttTGGGGACATGTTATTCTGCATGCAGCAGCATttatatgcatcacgccaacatCTTATCATAAGTTCTCCCATTTACCATCAATTTTGGAATAGGAACTAAATATTTCCCATCTAAGAATTTTTGGATGTGTGGTATATTATTCCAATTGTTCCACCACAATGCACTAAGATGGATCCTTAAAGGAGGTTGAGAATACATGTCGGGTATGAGTCTCCATCTATAATTAATTGTCTTAAGCCTTTGATAGGAGATTTATTTATGACTAGATTTGCTGATTGTCACTTTGATGAATCAATTTTCCCGACAATAAGGGGAGAAAATAAGCAACTGGATGAGCAAAATAAT comes from the Hevea brasiliensis isolate MT/VB/25A 57/8 chromosome 5, ASM3005281v1, whole genome shotgun sequence genome and includes:
- the LOC131180220 gene encoding uncharacterized protein LOC131180220: MGNHHSTTGYSRLHPPPDSLRKPLLTHDNKLDTAFEKEVADLNLRIAELETLLRKQERANEAIKLKNTDLEKKILKLTTTIDEMKRSTAEFWKRNPNLIPDLFDMDPLSMETGSELDIKNPISDLSSMVPIQDFSEINNPVNDLVGCLIVLIFLVAMLIGVLL